In Lolium rigidum isolate FL_2022 chromosome 7, APGP_CSIRO_Lrig_0.1, whole genome shotgun sequence, the DNA window TTGAAATGTCAAATCCTAAATAATTGATGACCCATCTGAATTCTCGGATAACGAAATCCTTGTCAAATGCACTTGGATCTTGCATCAACATGTCCTGTGTTTGAATAAAAAAAATGGGTAGGTAAGTGATTGAATACATATCAGATAGATGAATGTATGAAAAAACCTGGAAAAAAAAGTTGGGTTAGTAGCTCACAGTGAATTGAGGCGCAAACATGAACTTTTTCAGATATGGTTTCGACAATGCATCATATCTAGCTTGGTCGTTGTAGATTTGAGCATACACTGACATAGTATCTCCATTTACATCACCATTGGCTTTAAATGAGTTGAAGAAATTGGTATATGTTACAGAGTAACGACCAATCTCGACTACAATTGGACTGTCAGatagaaaacaaaaaggaaaacacCAGGAAAAAGAAAGTTACTAGATTAAAGTGTAGTGACTTCTTCGGAAAAACAACaagtaaaaaagagagaaaacaaatggtaaaacatgtaTAGATAGGCTTACGAAGGATTTGCTTTCTTGAATCTGTTCCTTCTCAGATGATCATTATGGAAAGATAGAATGTAGGAATCTATAATTATATCTGACATGACCTTCTCAGGAGATGTTGCTTTCGCAGCTCTCTTTTTCCTATTCCTCTTGTCGAAACTGCTATGATCGGTTTCAGTTGGAGGGAATAAGTTCAGGAAGTTGTTTGCATTCCCTAatggaaaaaaataaagaaaatatcaTATAAATTGAAAAAACTAAAAATGTATAGATAATGAAAAAAGAACCAAAATGGATGTCTTATATAAAATGTATAGATAAGAAACCATTCATATTTAAAAAAATGTTACCTGCAGATGGTTCCACTGCTCTGATGACAGTAGGTTGGTTGGAAGACATGGAAAATCCTACTCCATCATCAAATTCATTACTTGCAGTGCCTGTGTGTTAATAAATTATTAGCATGCTGATATGCATCCTCTAACCATATATAAAAAATATAGAAAACATACTCCCTTTGAAGGTAAAAAATTGAATACTTAATACATGCCAAGGGTGGACAGTACTTAATACATACCTAGGGTGGACAGTACTGGAGTATCTGAGTAGGTTTTTGAAACAAATCCTTCAGCTATCTCTTCTACTGAGCTATCAGAAACTTGAGCGTAAGAGATAGCAATGTTGAGTAATCCATCACCAATATCATGAATTCCTCCAATGTTCCTTGCTGTGAGCCCATTGTTTGAAGACATCTCAAAAAAGTCATATACGAGGAGAAACAAATCTTGTATAATTTATTTTAACACAGTAAGAAAGTTTCTACTTTAATACATTTGAACACAAACTTGCAAAACATACAAAAAAAGACttgtaaaaaagaaaaatgatGTTCTTAACTATTAAGATGAAAAGAAGCAAATAAGCATTAGAGAAAAAGAAGCAATGAATAATCCGTAAGCATAACAATTCATACCTTCATTATAGTTCTCGCCAAGTCCAATTATATCTTGTTCAACAGCTCTGTCGAAACTCCTAATCTGAGCAGAATCAGAATCAGCAGAATATAACCAATCCTCACCCTCAATGGTGTGGGACCCAAGACTATCAACTTCAACTTGTGGATCAGAGATATAAATCTGGAAAGAACAAAAAAGATATAAATTAGGATTTCATTTTTTTGCAATAAGTAAATTAGGAACCCTGTAATTTAAAAAAAGAAAGATACAAAAAAAAGAATTGGGGACATACTGGTGTGCTGAACATTGTGTCTTGAACATTGTGAACAACGTCTTCATCAGTAGGTTCTACAAGATCTGTTGTAATATCATCAACCACTGCAACAACTGAATCAGGTTCTACTACAACTGGAATAATTGCTAACGCATCATTATATGGAGTAAGAGAGATGTCCCGATGCTGCATAAAAATATGAACTTAGTTAACAACATATGTTGAAAAAAAATAGGATGGAAACAAGGAAATTAATTGGAAAAATAATGATTCAACAACCAAACACGTACTGGTAGGACTCCATATGATTTTTCTGAAATCATGTTACGGTCTGATTTCACTACATGAAGAAAGTCTTCATTCTTTATATGTGACATTCTAGGCAGATGATAATCAAGAGGACCAACGGTGCCATCAAAATCAAGGAAATCCATGTATACAATCTAGGCAAACGACAACAAAAAGAAGAGGAGACATAAGAAGATTATAGTAAGATATTTACAAATATTATTAAATAAGATACGGAATGCAAAATTAGCACTTACTGCAATCAAAGGTAAACAGCCACCGATCCATAATATCCTGTTTGAATTACTTTGGTCTTGCAGAACCTTTGTTTTCCAAGAATTCATCTCATTCCACAGATTGTTCAGGCAGAGGGAGGCAAAATCAAGATTATATACTTCTTTGATGTCGCTGTCTCTCAGAGAGAAGAGATATTTGGGGTTCACAAAGTTGTATGTTGAAGGGCACAGAACTGTTGTGATGAATAAAAGCAAGAAGCTCCTAATGAAAACAACCTCATTGTTAGAACCAAGCAACACAGATTCCACGTTCAGCACAGATATTTTCTTCTTCCCTTGGAGGTACTGATCACATATCTCATCAACCTCTCTGTTTATTTCAGGATCGGAGCTTTCCAACAGAAATTGCTTGGTCCCACCTGGAAAACCGAAAACCTTGTCTACCATTTCCTTGTTGAAGTGAATAGATTTGTTCTCGTGCTGAAAGTACTTCGATCCATCATTAGAAGTTTTGCTAACAAGCCACTCAAGAAGATGCATAGGAATCATTAAGTGATCGGGTAGCATAGCCAGATTATCCAAATTATACTTGGAAATGAAGGATCTCTGGATTGGATTGAATTTCTTCACTATTTTCATGAATCTGAGCGTAGAAAACCTAGATTGTATGCTAGGTTTGCATGGTTGAACAACATCAAGAACATTGactacaaaaaagaaaaatagaaacaaaagaaacaacaaaaatattagctaAAAAGTATAGAAAAAGCTGGTATGGACAATCAGAAAAAAGAGTCCTGGacttaccaaaaaaaaaaaatttgcataAAATATTCTACATGTAATACAGAAAATCATTAAAAAGGAGAAGTGTAATTTTCGCATGGGTTTCTCTACTGTATGAACCATGCATCGTAATGACTTACTTGAGCGAACTGAATCTAAAGAATAATACTAAAAACAGAAGAGAAATGCACATGTGATTTCGTATGAACCAAACTAAATAATCATAGGTTAGTTTCAAAAAATCAAACACGtattcagcacaaacagtaagagGTGTGGACGACCTGTTAAAATTAACATGGAAATTGGAATTTAGCAAGTAACGAAAACTACCCCAAAAAAGAAGTTGGTGTTCCAGGTCTATATAGTTTTCAAGATGAATAAAACTATACCATGTCGTTCCTAACCATAGCATTTCATAATAAAAAAGTTCTGATTCTAGATGCCATTCCTGAGAAAGCTGCATCATGCTATTCCTAACCATAACAAATCCATCTTCAAAAGCAGAAAACAACTAGATACATTTTAGTCCTAACCATAGCAAAATCCAAATTCAAAACAGATCAAACCTATACGTAAGATACCACCGGTGATGCTAAAGAAAACTACCACGTGCACTAGAAATGGATTTGCCATGGGCGCAAGATACTGGACAGTAGCTGTCCACGCAAAAAGTCTAGGGAAAATCTAGAGCGATGAAGGACGACGAAAGTTGGGGGAGAAGGGGAAcacgttccttctttttaagtagtagagactaGTAACTAGtaaatatgcccgtgcgttgccacgggtaacGATGTATATAAGCTAACAAAAATATTATTAAAATATGAAATTCACATAACAAAGCTATCGGATGCATGATGAGCCTTGTCCTTTTTCAATATTATGTTTGAGACCGTCACTCGAGCGAAGCTCAACCACTAAGTGCTCCGTTATGAGTCGGTCCAATAAACACATCATTTGGTAAAATATTTTTAAGATAatttatatttgtgtcatcgaAATGCACATATCGAACTAATCAAATTAATTAACTATTTAGCAACTGTACTCCAACAaggtaaaaaaaatcagaaaaatgttagaagagaaaacgaaaaactaaaaTGATGAATACACATGTATGGCAACCTTCTAGAATCTGGAAGAAATGTGGATAGTTTCGTTGCTAAATAGCATTTCTTTTTGTGTGTTCAAAATGCATAATATCTATTTAAATCGGGTGATACATATATTTAAGAGAATATGTGCAGTTTTATTTTACATCTCATCCTCACAACATATTGGATACACATTTTCTTACAGCACATATTTCTTCTGGCAAAGAACTTCAATGGAATCACCTTTGTCCACACTATGGCTCAACTCTAATCATCGGCTCATCCTTATGTGTACATGTGTCCATAAAGAATGCAAGAAAAAAAACTTCAATGAAACCACCTTTGTCCACACGCTCAACTCTAATCATTGACTCATATGTATGTTCACATGTGTCCATAAAGAATGCAAGAAAGTGAGCATTTAGCGATAAAGAGAAAAACAGTTATATTTTTTGACTAATCAAGATATGCATTCTTTGAATTTCTAAATCATCGAACGACACTACGTATAAAAACCTAACATATAAATTTTACATTATCTTCAGGCACATGCTTTTAGCTTACCTACCGATCTAATTGATGCCTGCAAATATCTGCATTTGCTTGGGTGTGAGGACGCCACTATCACAATAAAGTCATCCAATCAAGGATTAAACAAACCTCAAATCTCCTTGATGCATGCAAAAAACTTGGTGGCACTCGTTCTTTCCATGCAATTCGTCATGTCCCCTTTGTTGCGACCTGACGCACCGCATCGACTGCTCCCATTAAGGCATTCCTAGATTTCTGGAAGAAGTCCAAAGAACCACCCTGGGACTTATCCTTCTTCGATGATTTAACTTTGACCTCTACTTCCTCCATGGGTTGCTCTGGCATGACCGGTGTCTCTAGCTGAGCTGACTCAACCTGGCCATCCATT includes these proteins:
- the LOC124671030 gene encoding uncharacterized protein LOC124671030, whose amino-acid sequence is MDGVAGPERGRGITKDERNQADSPEERKSRAGDTAHHDMSLAVELYKPSVATLARCCALARTLSWESLSPNVHCFIALGKIYRVTDLAFDSLWRSGRLRTYKGVANFDDILAQSYAFMVARGDLVMEIPVEKIFYAHKAMIFRFNIQGKPVWLDSYWGLLASNGIECDPNSSQEVDHTVRKLKPAFRYERWLPARRVCVVWRRKMAGRVHMWCRRVNVLDVVQPCKPSIQSRFSTLRFMKIVKKFNPIQRSFISKYNLDNLAMLPDHLMIPMHLLEWLVSKTSNDGSKYFQHENKSIHFNKEMVDKVFGFPGGTKQFLLESSDPEINREVDEICDQYLQGKKKISVLNVESVLLGSNNEVVFIRSFLLLFITTVLCPSTYNFVNPKYLFSLRDSDIKEVYNLDFASLCLNNLWNEMNSWKTKVLQDQSNSNRILWIGGCLPLIAIVYMDFLDFDGTVGPLDYHLPRMSHIKNEDFLHVVKSDRNMISEKSYGVLPHRDISLTPYNDALAIIPVVVEPDSVVAVVDDITTDLVEPTDEDVVHNVQDTMFSTPIYISDPQVEVDSLGSHTIEGEDWLYSADSDSAQIRSFDRAVEQDIIGLGENYNEARNIGGIHDIGDGLLNIAISYAQVSDSSVEEIAEGFVSKTYSDTPVLSTLGTASNEFDDGVGFSMSSNQPTVIRAVEPSAGNANNFLNLFPPTETDHSSFDKRNRKKRAAKATSPEKVMSDIIIDSYILSFHNDHLRRNRFKKANPSPIVVEIGRYSVTYTNFFNSFKANGDVNGDTMSVYAQIYNDQARYDALSKPYLKKFMFAPQFTDMLMQDPSAFDKDFVIREFRWVINYLGFDISTMDILHFPRVDSKKWVLVAVNPLYETMNFFDPTSSTAKENQDELMRNMACNLNTVCKELNIIGKDIEKFKKPKSQNYTCSALM